The Arachis ipaensis cultivar K30076 chromosome B07, Araip1.1, whole genome shotgun sequence genomic interval AAATGCAATCTAGATAGTCAGAAATTACCCTATAGTATTACAATAGTCACTAATCGAGAGCAAAACTATATCAAGTTTTAATTTTACCTCAAATATTTTTAAAGGATTTCAATTTATCTCTCTTCTAAaattatgaatgattgaatgtaAATAGAAGTGTAACAAAAATtacaatttataaaatcaaaaaacaaataaagaatCAAATTTAAGTTACTATATGGCAATACCAATAAGTGCAGCATAAACATCAAATAGTGGCAAAGGCAGAAACACAATGACTCCTCCTGCAAGTTCATCCATGACTCCTCCTGCAATCTCCAAATCTCCAAAACTGGACTTATAGGGCTTGCAAGTTCATCCATGACTCCTCCTGCAATCTCCAaaaccatgacaaggaggaagtctcgataaaaacaagaaaagatctgaggccaagagagaagagaaggaaaAGAACTTATTAGAATTTTGCCTTCCAGCTGAAAAGAACTTATTCATTTTGGGTCATTTAACACCAGAAGAAATAAACTTTCATTTCagtaataaataaagaaaaagcatgGAACAAAATCTTCATTTTTAATAACCTCGAGTCCTAATCCCCCAAAAAATAAAGAAGTTAAATGGTTTTACAGAACTCCATTTTAATAAGCATATAACAAAGCAAGCTTAAAGATGTTGACCCATTTAATAATTAATCATGAGTTGATAAAAATGAAACGTTTTTCTGTGATATGATATATGAATTGTCATCTCAAATCTCTCTTTAATATACATTCAACCACAAAATTTACCAGATCAAGCAAATTTAAAATGACAGTATCTATAGCTGACTCGAACTTAACCATCTCTTAAAATATTCAAAACCATTTGAAAAGTATTCATATctgctaaataaaaaaaaactacatCAATCTATCTCCTCTTATTCAACAAGAAAGGAAGGAAGGTTGAcgaaaagataaaaagaaaggaggagatggaagaatcaaaaggaaaaaaagttCAGTTTGACAAAATTCCTTAAAGACAGCATAAAACAATAACCAGGCCcaaaaagcattaaagtattaaTCATAGTAGTAGCAATCAGGGGACATAGCTCGCAATTCAAAAAACActgaaaatttaataaaattaattgcAAAATTTGCCAACACGTCAGAACACGGCCCTAAATCTCTACCCTTTCTACAAATTTGCATATACAGATTAGTGTTTCCAAAATTCACCCAGCACAAACTTAGATTCCTTAAAAAAGgtgatataatataaaataaaaacgaaaaaaaagaaGCATCCAAAAGGTGAATAATCTAACCTGATTACCAgggaaaacaaaattttttaaaaaattccgGAAACAAAAGCTTCAGGCCGATCTATAAGCCTCAGGATTGCAACGAATAAATATCCTGGGTAAATGAAATAGAAGcaaattaaaagaataacaaaaaaacacagaaaaatatcttaaagaaaaatatctttaaaccTACCTATCAGTTGAATTTTAAGGAAGAGTGGTTTTCTAGTGATGGAATTGTGAAAAGACTAATTGATCGCACACTATAAAAGCTTGTAAGAAGAGATCTCATAAGACTAACCATATGGTGTATTGGAATAGCCGTAAGGGTTCCAAATCTTCCATTGATGCGGCAAACTGCTGGAACAAGAAAAGTGCTGCTCCAACACTGACAACTGCAATACCAATTCACAAAGCATCAATTAATTTCAGAGTAAACTAAATATTGAAAGCAATCTTATATTTTGAAAAGGGAGCACCAAACTTGTGCTTAGTTACACTAGATTTTTATTTCTCCTGGTTAATGGAATTTGGGATTAATCATAAATTATTGAATACCTTTCCGATACCGGCTACTAAAAAGATCAAACCATTTTGCTTCAGGTTCAGAAGAACCTTGACTTGCTGCTGTTAAGTCATGCATAACCAAAATTCCGAACATTGTCTGCCAACAAAATTTCAAGGTTAACAATCATATATATGTTACTATCTCTATTTGATATTTGTAttcagaagaaaaataaatagatcaATACCATATAGGATTTCCTGCAAGAGGCAAACCGGCTACTAATACTGCAAGAATCCCAATACATATAAAAAGTTGATTAACAGATCCAAGCACACCGCGAATTTCAGTTGGAGAAATCTGTTCATTGTAAGGAATC includes:
- the LOC107610140 gene encoding plastidic glucose transporter 4-like, giving the protein MYWDSCSISSRFASCRKSYMTMFGILVMHDLTAASQGSSEPEAKWFDLFSSRYRKVVSVGAALFLFQQFAASMEDLEPLRLFQYTIWIFIRCNPEAYRSA